From Pseudomonas putida, one genomic window encodes:
- a CDS encoding aldehyde dehydrogenase (NADP(+)) produces the protein MPEILGHNFIAGQRSAAGAQRLQSLDATTGEALPYSFAQATEAEVDQAAQAAAAAFAEFRQLAPARRAEFLDAIAAELDELDDAFVAVVCRETALPAGRIQGERGRTSGQMRLFAQVLRRGDYLGARIDLALPERQPLPRVDLRQMRIGVGPVAVFGASNFPLAFSTAGGDTAAAFAAGCPVVFKAHSGHMATADLVAAAIVRAAERTGMPKGVFNMVFGGGVGEWLVKHPAIQAVGFTGSLKGGDALCRMAAERPQPIPVFAEMSSINPVIILPGALAKRGDAIARELAGSVCLGAGQFCTNPGLVIGLQSPQFSQLLTDLGQHLDQQAGQTLLNAGGLRSYVSGLEHLQAHAGIEHLAGQPQEGSQARAQLFKADARLLVDADPLLQEEVFGPTTVAVEAQDTAQLRAALLGLRGQLTATLIGEPEDFEAFAWLVPLLEEKVGRILINGYPTGVEVCDAMVHGGPYPATSDARGTSVGTLAIDRFLRPVCYQNYPQSLLPEALRDNNPLGLRRLVNGQWSDGAL, from the coding sequence ATGCCTGAGATTCTTGGCCACAACTTCATCGCCGGCCAGCGCAGCGCCGCTGGCGCGCAACGCCTGCAGAGCCTGGACGCCACCACGGGCGAGGCCCTGCCCTACAGCTTCGCCCAAGCCACCGAGGCCGAGGTGGACCAGGCGGCCCAAGCGGCGGCAGCGGCCTTTGCCGAATTCCGCCAGCTGGCCCCGGCACGTCGTGCCGAGTTCCTCGATGCCATCGCTGCCGAACTGGACGAGCTGGACGACGCATTCGTCGCCGTAGTCTGCCGTGAAACCGCCCTGCCCGCCGGGCGCATCCAAGGTGAGCGAGGCCGCACCAGCGGCCAGATGCGCCTGTTCGCCCAGGTACTGCGCCGTGGCGACTACCTTGGTGCACGCATTGACCTGGCCCTGCCTGAACGCCAGCCGCTGCCCCGCGTAGACCTGCGCCAGATGCGCATCGGCGTCGGCCCGGTCGCCGTGTTCGGCGCCAGCAACTTCCCACTGGCCTTCTCCACCGCGGGCGGTGATACCGCTGCAGCCTTCGCCGCCGGTTGCCCGGTGGTGTTCAAGGCACACAGCGGCCACATGGCCACTGCCGACCTGGTCGCGGCGGCCATCGTTCGCGCTGCCGAACGCACCGGCATGCCCAAGGGTGTATTCAACATGGTGTTTGGCGGTGGCGTGGGTGAGTGGCTGGTCAAGCACCCGGCCATCCAGGCGGTCGGCTTCACCGGTTCGCTCAAGGGCGGGGACGCACTGTGCCGCATGGCCGCAGAGCGCCCGCAACCCATCCCGGTATTCGCCGAAATGTCGAGCATCAACCCGGTGATCATCCTCCCGGGCGCGCTGGCCAAACGTGGCGACGCCATTGCCCGCGAGCTGGCCGGCTCCGTGTGCCTGGGTGCTGGCCAGTTCTGCACCAACCCGGGCCTGGTCATCGGCCTGCAATCGCCACAGTTCAGCCAGTTGCTCACCGACCTCGGCCAGCACCTGGACCAGCAAGCCGGCCAGACCCTGCTCAATGCCGGTGGCTTGCGCAGCTACGTGAGCGGCCTGGAGCACCTGCAGGCCCACGCCGGCATCGAACACCTGGCAGGCCAGCCTCAGGAAGGCAGCCAGGCGCGTGCACAGCTGTTCAAGGCTGACGCCCGCTTGCTGGTGGACGCCGACCCGCTGCTGCAGGAAGAAGTGTTTGGCCCGACCACCGTTGCCGTTGAAGCCCAGGACACCGCGCAGTTGCGCGCCGCCCTGCTCGGCTTGCGTGGTCAGCTGACCGCTACGCTGATCGGTGAGCCTGAAGACTTCGAAGCATTTGCCTGGCTGGTACCGCTGCTGGAAGAAAAGGTTGGCCGCATCCTGATCAATGGCTACCCGACCGGCGTGGAAGTGTGCGATGCCATGGTCCACGGCGGGCCGTACCCAGCCACCTCCGATGCCCGCGGTACGTCAGTCGGCACCCTGGCCATCGACCGCTTCCTGCGCCCGGTGTGCTACCAGAACTATCCGCAGTCGCTACTGCCCGAGGCACTGCGTGACAACAACCCGCTGGGCCTGCGCCGCCTGGTGAATGGGCAATGGAGTGACGGCGCGCTCTGA
- a CDS encoding DUF998 domain-containing protein, translating to MKTFDRCLLCCGLIIPSWLLLGVWFTAQAYPGYDHLQQAMSQLGAVGAPTQRWSPLLNNFPLAVLFTLFAWGLARRWRGSKLALASAALVLLHGLASAGTGWFACDQGCAPAQPSLSQQLHNLFGLIMFLSLTLASALWAWAGKRVAGSPALGVFSLVCVVIAIATAALMAKAAQDGQLFGLYQRLNYGASVIWVAGLALYSLRPTLANRLRIATT from the coding sequence ATGAAAACCTTCGATCGCTGCCTGCTCTGCTGCGGGCTGATCATTCCGTCCTGGCTGCTGCTTGGCGTTTGGTTCACCGCCCAGGCCTACCCCGGCTACGACCATCTGCAGCAGGCCATGAGCCAGCTGGGCGCAGTGGGCGCCCCAACCCAACGCTGGTCACCCCTGCTCAACAACTTCCCCCTCGCGGTGCTGTTTACCCTGTTCGCCTGGGGCCTGGCGCGGCGCTGGCGTGGCTCGAAGCTCGCCCTGGCCAGCGCTGCACTGGTACTGCTGCATGGGCTCGCTAGCGCCGGCACCGGTTGGTTTGCATGCGATCAGGGTTGTGCGCCTGCGCAACCTTCCCTGTCGCAGCAACTGCACAACCTCTTCGGCTTGATCATGTTTCTCTCGTTGACCCTGGCCAGTGCGCTGTGGGCATGGGCCGGGAAACGCGTGGCCGGCTCACCCGCGCTGGGGGTCTTTTCACTGGTTTGTGTGGTAATTGCGATCGCCACTGCCGCCCTGATGGCCAAAGCGGCGCAGGACGGGCAGTTGTTCGGCCTGTACCAAAGGCTGAACTATGGCGCCTCGGTGATCTGGGTCGCCGGGCTTGCGCTGTATAGCCTGCGGCCCACACTGGCAAATCGCCTGCGCATCGCCACCACTTGA
- the kdgD gene encoding 5-dehydro-4-deoxyglucarate dehydratase, producing the protein MTPQELKSILSHGLLSFPVTDFNAQGDFNQAGYIKRLEWLAPYGASALFAAGGTGEFFSLAASEYSQVIKTAVDTCATSVPILAGVGGSTRQAIEYAQEAERLGAKGLLLLPHYLTEASQDGVAAHVEAVCKSVNIGVVVYNRNVCRLNADLLEKLAERCPNLIGYKDGLGDIELMVSIRRRLGDRFSYLGGLPTAEVYAAAYKALGVPVYSSAVFNFIPKTAMDFYHAIARDDHATVGKLIDDFFLPYLDIRNRKAGYAVSIVKAGAKIAGYDAGPVRTPLTDLTAEEYEMLAALMDKMGPQ; encoded by the coding sequence ATGACTCCACAAGAACTGAAATCCATCCTCTCCCACGGCCTGCTGTCTTTCCCGGTCACCGATTTCAATGCCCAGGGCGACTTCAACCAGGCGGGTTACATCAAGCGCCTGGAATGGCTTGCCCCGTACGGCGCCAGTGCCCTGTTCGCCGCCGGTGGCACCGGTGAGTTCTTCTCCCTGGCCGCCAGCGAGTACAGCCAGGTGATCAAGACCGCCGTCGACACCTGCGCCACCTCTGTACCGATCCTCGCCGGCGTCGGTGGCTCTACCCGCCAGGCCATCGAGTATGCACAGGAAGCCGAGCGCTTGGGGGCCAAGGGCCTGCTGCTGCTGCCGCACTACCTGACCGAAGCCAGCCAGGACGGTGTCGCTGCCCACGTCGAAGCGGTGTGCAAGTCGGTCAACATCGGCGTGGTGGTGTACAACCGCAACGTCTGCCGCCTGAACGCCGACCTGCTGGAAAAGCTTGCCGAACGCTGCCCGAACCTGATCGGTTACAAAGACGGCCTGGGTGACATCGAGCTGATGGTGTCGATCCGTCGTCGCCTGGGTGACCGGTTCAGCTACCTGGGTGGCCTGCCGACCGCCGAGGTGTATGCTGCCGCTTACAAAGCCCTGGGCGTGCCGGTGTACTCCTCGGCGGTGTTCAACTTCATCCCGAAGACCGCGATGGACTTCTACCACGCCATCGCCCGCGACGATCACGCCACCGTTGGCAAGCTGATCGACGACTTCTTCCTGCCGTACCTGGACATCCGCAACCGCAAGGCTGGCTATGCCGTGAGCATCGTCAAGGCAGGCGCGAAGATCGCCGGTTACGACGCAGGCCCGGTGCGCACGCCGCTGACCGACCTGACCGCTGAAGAATACGAAATGCTCGCAGCTCTGATGGACAAGATGGGTCCGCAATAA
- the garD gene encoding galactarate dehydratase produces MQLIEHSDSPRYVRLHDDDNVVVVVNDGGLGEGARFPDGLTLVEAVPQSHKVATVLIAKGEPVKRYGQIIGYALEDLRQGSWVQESQLAMPSAPELDSLPRCDAVPAPLPALDGFTFEGYRNADGTVGTRNILGITTTVQCVTGVLEHAVKRIRSELLPKYPNVDDVVALTHSYGCGVAINARDAYIPIRTVRNLARNPNLGGEALVISLGCEKLQAGQVMHDNDPSVDLSEPWLYRLQDASLGFSEMIEQIMGLAETRLQKLDKRRRQTVPASELILGMQCGGSDAFSGITANPALGYAADLLVRAGATVLFSEVTEVRDAIYMLTSRAENQAVADALVREMDWYDRYLQQGAADRSANTTPGNKKGGLSNIVEKSLGSIVKSGSGAIQGVLGPGERVNRKGLIFCATPASDFVCGTLQLAAGMNLHVFTTGRGTPYGLAMAPVVKVCTRTELAQRWPDLIDIDAGRIASGRSSIEELGWELFHYYLDVASGRKQTWAEQHRLHNDITLFNPAPIT; encoded by the coding sequence ATGCAGTTGATCGAACATTCCGACTCGCCCCGCTACGTCCGGCTGCACGACGACGATAACGTCGTGGTAGTGGTCAACGACGGTGGCTTGGGTGAAGGCGCGCGCTTCCCCGATGGCCTGACCCTTGTAGAAGCCGTCCCGCAGAGCCACAAAGTGGCCACCGTGCTGATCGCCAAAGGCGAGCCAGTCAAGCGCTATGGGCAGATCATTGGTTACGCCCTGGAAGACCTGCGCCAAGGCAGTTGGGTGCAGGAAAGCCAACTGGCCATGCCGTCCGCCCCCGAACTGGACAGCCTGCCGCGCTGCGATGCAGTACCGGCGCCTCTGCCTGCGCTGGATGGCTTTACCTTCGAAGGCTACCGCAACGCTGACGGCACCGTCGGCACCCGCAACATCCTGGGCATCACCACCACCGTGCAATGTGTGACCGGTGTGCTGGAGCATGCGGTCAAGCGCATCCGCAGTGAATTGCTGCCCAAATACCCCAATGTCGATGACGTGGTCGCCCTCACCCACAGCTATGGCTGCGGCGTGGCGATCAACGCCCGTGATGCCTACATCCCGATCCGCACCGTGCGCAACCTGGCACGCAACCCCAACCTGGGTGGCGAAGCGCTGGTCATCAGCCTGGGCTGCGAGAAGCTGCAGGCCGGCCAGGTGATGCACGACAACGACCCCTCGGTGGACCTCAGCGAGCCGTGGCTGTATCGCCTGCAGGACGCCAGCCTTGGCTTTAGCGAAATGATCGAACAGATCATGGGCCTGGCCGAGACGCGCTTGCAAAAGCTCGACAAGCGCCGCCGCCAGACCGTGCCGGCCAGTGAGCTGATCCTGGGCATGCAGTGCGGCGGCAGCGATGCATTCTCCGGCATCACCGCCAACCCGGCGCTGGGCTATGCCGCCGACCTGCTGGTGCGGGCCGGCGCCACCGTACTGTTCTCGGAGGTTACCGAGGTGCGCGACGCCATCTACATGCTCACCTCCCGCGCGGAAAACCAGGCGGTCGCCGACGCACTGGTGCGCGAGATGGACTGGTACGACCGTTACCTGCAGCAAGGTGCTGCCGACCGCAGCGCCAACACGACGCCAGGCAACAAGAAAGGCGGCCTGTCCAATATCGTCGAAAAATCCCTGGGCTCGATCGTCAAGTCCGGCAGCGGCGCCATTCAGGGCGTGCTCGGCCCAGGCGAGCGGGTGAACCGCAAAGGCCTGATCTTCTGCGCAACGCCCGCCAGCGACTTTGTCTGCGGCACGCTGCAGTTGGCGGCCGGGATGAACCTGCACGTATTCACTACGGGTCGCGGTACCCCCTACGGCCTGGCCATGGCGCCGGTGGTCAAGGTGTGCACCCGCACCGAACTGGCCCAACGCTGGCCGGACCTGATCGACATTGACGCCGGGCGCATTGCCAGTGGTCGTTCAAGCATCGAGGAACTGGGCTGGGAGTTGTTCCACTACTACCTGGACGTGGCCAGTGGCCGCAAGCAGACCTGGGCAGAACAACACCGGCTGCACAACGACATCACCCTGTTCAACCCGGCGCCAATCACCTGA
- a CDS encoding DMT family transporter has translation MPNKALLIAFLPLLLALLAGVVLPYQAASNAAVGRALGHWLWGAFTSLTVSSVVVIAALLILRVPLPDLGKAVQGPWWLWIGGVLGALYVAAAAALTPKLGAAGFLVLVVAGQILTSVIVDHFGLMGVASKPVSLPRLAGVVLILVGVFLVQSTWAASPASAATASVKQPEG, from the coding sequence ATGCCTAACAAGGCCCTGCTTATCGCTTTCCTTCCCTTGCTGTTGGCGCTGCTCGCCGGGGTCGTGCTGCCCTACCAGGCCGCCAGCAACGCTGCCGTCGGCCGTGCGCTCGGGCACTGGCTTTGGGGCGCCTTCACGTCATTGACGGTCAGTTCGGTGGTGGTCATCGCGGCCTTGCTGATCCTGCGGGTACCGCTGCCCGACCTGGGCAAGGCAGTGCAAGGCCCATGGTGGCTGTGGATCGGCGGCGTGCTTGGCGCCCTGTACGTCGCCGCTGCCGCCGCCTTGACCCCCAAGCTCGGCGCCGCAGGCTTTCTGGTGCTGGTGGTGGCCGGGCAGATCCTCACGTCGGTGATTGTCGACCATTTCGGCCTGATGGGCGTTGCCAGCAAACCGGTGAGCCTGCCTAGGCTTGCGGGGGTGGTGCTGATCCTGGTTGGGGTGTTCCTGGTGCAGAGCACCTGGGCCGCCAGCCCTGCGTCTGCCGCAACGGCCAGCGTCAAACAGCCCGAAGGATGA
- a CDS encoding LysR family transcriptional regulator codes for MDELRKIDLNLLLALHALLSEKHVTRAAIRLHRSQPAVSHALAQLRAHFDDPLLIRQNGHMALTARAQSLIKPLQDALGSLNSLLATPRFDPAQAQRRFRLSLSDYASRLILPPLVRHLRQAAPGVDLAISQASREAMMAQLLDGELDLALGIFPELPQGITAQTLFEDSFVSIADRQVLPGKGGLALEDWLARPHVLMAMRPDAHDEIERALGERGLRRRIALALPHWSAAVDVLAGTDLILTVAKRAVGPMRPHKALRQFAPPLPIPNLAYQQAWHTRKDSDPGHRWLRETVWTCCQPGR; via the coding sequence ATGGATGAACTGCGCAAGATCGACCTTAACCTGCTGCTGGCCCTGCACGCACTGCTGAGCGAAAAACACGTGACACGCGCTGCCATCCGCCTGCACCGTAGCCAACCGGCAGTCAGCCATGCACTGGCACAACTGCGCGCGCATTTCGACGACCCACTGCTGATCCGCCAGAACGGTCACATGGCCCTGACCGCACGCGCCCAGTCCCTCATCAAACCCTTGCAGGACGCGTTGGGCAGCCTCAACAGCCTGCTGGCCACACCACGCTTCGACCCCGCTCAGGCCCAGCGCAGGTTCCGCCTGTCGTTGTCCGATTACGCCTCACGGCTCATCCTGCCGCCCTTGGTCCGCCACCTGCGTCAGGCAGCACCGGGCGTGGACCTGGCCATCAGCCAGGCCAGCCGCGAGGCGATGATGGCGCAGTTGCTTGATGGCGAACTCGACCTCGCCTTGGGCATCTTCCCCGAACTGCCCCAAGGCATTACCGCGCAAACACTGTTCGAGGACAGCTTCGTCAGCATTGCCGACCGGCAGGTATTGCCGGGCAAAGGCGGCCTTGCGCTGGAGGACTGGCTGGCACGGCCGCACGTGCTCATGGCCATGCGCCCGGACGCCCACGACGAGATCGAGCGCGCACTGGGTGAACGGGGCCTGCGCCGGCGCATCGCCTTGGCGCTGCCGCACTGGAGCGCCGCCGTCGACGTGCTCGCCGGCACTGACCTGATCCTCACCGTGGCCAAGCGCGCAGTGGGCCCGATGCGGCCACACAAGGCCCTGCGCCAGTTCGCCCCCCCCTTGCCAATCCCGAACCTGGCCTATCAACAGGCCTGGCACACTCGAAAAGACAGCGATCCAGGGCATCGCTGGTTGCGGGAGACGGTCTGGACCTGTTGCCAGCCCGGCCGCTGA
- a CDS encoding FadR/GntR family transcriptional regulator, translating to MTEQQVQAKTRRKPRSLAQELVTVLTERIRSGQLKRGDKLPTESQIMAEEGVSRTVVREAISRLQAAGQVETRHGIGTFVLDTPATGGFRIDPATVVTLREVLAVLELRIALEIESAGLAAQRRSEEELASMRAALDELNEGAAHATDAVSADFQFHLRIAQASGNHYFADIINHLGTSIIPRTRLNSARLAHDDQAHYMSRLMHEHEAIYEAIARSDSEGAKMAMRMHLSNSRERLRQAHAEAEAQGV from the coding sequence ATGACAGAGCAACAGGTACAGGCAAAGACCCGGCGCAAGCCGCGCAGTCTGGCTCAGGAACTGGTCACGGTGCTGACCGAGCGTATCCGTAGCGGCCAGCTAAAGCGTGGCGACAAGCTGCCGACCGAGTCGCAGATCATGGCCGAGGAGGGCGTGAGCCGCACCGTGGTGCGTGAGGCGATCTCGCGGCTGCAGGCGGCCGGGCAGGTCGAGACCCGCCATGGCATCGGCACCTTCGTGCTGGATACGCCTGCCACGGGCGGCTTCCGCATCGACCCGGCCACCGTGGTCACGCTGCGTGAGGTGCTGGCGGTACTGGAGCTGCGCATCGCCCTGGAGATCGAGTCGGCAGGCCTGGCGGCGCAACGGCGCAGCGAAGAAGAGCTGGCAAGTATGCGCGCGGCGCTGGACGAACTCAACGAGGGCGCGGCCCATGCCACGGATGCCGTGTCGGCGGACTTCCAGTTCCATCTGCGTATCGCCCAGGCCAGCGGCAACCACTACTTCGCCGATATCATCAACCACCTCGGTACCAGCATCATCCCGCGCACCCGGCTCAACTCGGCGCGACTGGCGCATGATGACCAGGCCCACTACATGAGCCGGTTGATGCACGAGCATGAGGCGATCTACGAAGCTATCGCCCGAAGCGACAGTGAAGGGGCCAAGATGGCCATGCGCATGCACCTGAGCAACAGCCGGGAGCGGTTGCGTCAGGCGCATGCGGAAGCTGAAGCGCAAGGGGTTTGA
- a CDS encoding PQQ-dependent sugar dehydrogenase has translation MKPLHALPVLSVALLLSACGGDGEATQALGPDPKLPAPERGLLPSMKIAEPAHWGEQKPTVPEGYSITAIATDLKIPRQSLVLPNGDILVAEGRGGSAAKLKPKDVIASQIKAKGNTQVKGGNRLTLLRDADGDGTYEVQTVFAENLNAPYGLAFADGKLYVANQDALVRFDYQDGQTKAASPPTKVTDLPAEINHHWTKALTISPDGRYLYVGIGSNSNITERGMEAEIDRAMVWQVDAATGAHKPYATGLRNPTALAIQPGSGQLWTVVNERDELGPDLVPDYLTSVREGGFYGWPYSYWGQNVDERVKPQNPDKVAAAIKPDYSLGSHVAALGVDFSIPAMGERFADGVFVGEHGSWNRPNPVGYKVIFVPFSNGKPAGEPIDFATGFRAEDGKTRGRPVGVTVDPRGALIIADDLANTVWRVTRNR, from the coding sequence ATGAAACCTTTGCATGCATTGCCTGTTTTAAGTGTAGCGCTGCTGTTGAGCGCCTGCGGTGGCGACGGCGAGGCGACCCAGGCCCTGGGCCCCGACCCGAAACTGCCAGCGCCTGAGCGTGGCCTGCTGCCGAGCATGAAGATCGCCGAGCCGGCACACTGGGGCGAGCAGAAGCCGACCGTGCCTGAGGGTTACAGCATCACCGCCATCGCCACTGACCTGAAAATCCCGCGCCAGAGCCTGGTACTGCCCAATGGTGACATCCTGGTGGCCGAAGGCCGTGGCGGCAGTGCAGCCAAGCTCAAGCCCAAGGACGTCATCGCCAGCCAGATCAAGGCCAAGGGCAATACGCAGGTCAAGGGTGGCAACCGCCTGACACTGCTGCGGGACGCCGACGGCGATGGCACCTACGAGGTGCAGACAGTATTTGCCGAGAACCTCAACGCGCCGTATGGCCTAGCGTTTGCCGACGGCAAGCTGTACGTGGCCAACCAGGACGCTCTGGTGCGTTTCGACTACCAGGACGGCCAGACCAAGGCCGCTAGCCCGCCGACCAAGGTCACCGACCTGCCGGCCGAGATCAATCACCACTGGACCAAGGCGCTGACCATCAGCCCCGATGGCCGTTATCTGTATGTCGGTATCGGGTCGAACAGCAATATCACCGAGCGGGGCATGGAAGCGGAGATCGACCGCGCCATGGTCTGGCAGGTCGACGCAGCCACCGGCGCCCACAAACCCTACGCCACCGGCTTGCGCAACCCAACGGCGCTGGCCATCCAGCCTGGCAGCGGGCAGCTGTGGACCGTGGTCAACGAGCGCGATGAACTCGGCCCGGACCTGGTGCCGGACTATCTCACCTCGGTGCGTGAAGGTGGCTTCTATGGCTGGCCCTACAGCTACTGGGGGCAGAATGTCGATGAGCGGGTCAAACCGCAGAACCCCGACAAGGTGGCCGCCGCGATCAAGCCCGATTACAGCCTCGGTTCGCATGTGGCCGCGCTGGGCGTGGACTTTTCCATACCGGCCATGGGCGAGCGCTTTGCCGACGGGGTGTTCGTGGGCGAGCACGGCAGTTGGAACCGGCCAAACCCTGTGGGCTACAAAGTGATCTTCGTCCCGTTCAGCAATGGCAAGCCTGCCGGCGAACCGATCGACTTCGCCACCGGCTTCCGGGCCGAGGACGGCAAGACCCGCGGCCGGCCGGTCGGGGTGACGGTCGATCCACGGGGTGCGCTGATCATCGCGGACGACCTGGCCAATACCGTCTGGCGGGTCACGCGCAATCGGTAA
- a CDS encoding YeeE/YedE family protein has protein sequence MGLSATVTPEPRRLRAPLIALALLLAGAWFLNLNAGFKQVLLLILGAALGLTLYHAAFGFTSAWRVFITERRGAGLRAQMVMLALAVLLFFPALAAGSLFGNPVTGLVAPAGVSVVFGAFIFGIGMQLGGGCASGTLFTVGGGNARMLVTLLFFIIGSVTATHHADWWFALPSLPATSIVQAWGVAPALLVSVAVFALIAWATVVLEKRRHGALEAPVSSEHQGLRRFLRGPWPLLWGAVALALLNYATLALAGRPWGITSAFALWGAKTLSSLGVDVGSWVFWQAPANAKALAAPLWQDVTTVMDLGIVLGALLAAGLAGRFAPSLNIPLRSLIAAVLGGLLLGYGSRLAYGCNIGAYFSGIASGSVHGWLWLVAAYTGNMIGVRLRPFFFAGERRPAALTGC, from the coding sequence ATGGGTCTTTCCGCAACCGTCACACCCGAACCGCGCCGTCTGCGCGCCCCCCTGATTGCCTTGGCCCTGCTGCTGGCCGGTGCCTGGTTCCTCAACCTCAATGCCGGTTTCAAGCAGGTCTTGCTGCTGATCCTTGGCGCCGCCCTGGGGCTGACGCTTTACCACGCAGCGTTCGGCTTCACGTCGGCCTGGCGCGTATTCATCACCGAACGACGAGGTGCCGGCCTGCGTGCGCAGATGGTCATGTTGGCCCTGGCCGTACTGTTGTTCTTCCCGGCATTGGCGGCTGGCAGCCTGTTTGGCAACCCGGTCACCGGGCTGGTGGCGCCAGCCGGGGTGTCTGTGGTGTTTGGCGCTTTCATCTTCGGCATCGGCATGCAACTGGGCGGCGGGTGTGCCTCGGGCACGCTGTTCACCGTTGGTGGCGGCAACGCCAGAATGCTGGTGACGCTGCTGTTCTTCATCATTGGCTCGGTCACGGCCACGCACCATGCCGACTGGTGGTTCGCCTTGCCATCGTTGCCGGCCACCTCGATCGTCCAGGCCTGGGGCGTCGCGCCGGCGCTACTGGTCAGCGTGGCGGTATTCGCGCTGATCGCCTGGGCGACGGTGGTACTGGAAAAACGCCGCCATGGCGCCCTCGAAGCACCTGTAAGCAGTGAGCACCAAGGCCTGCGCCGCTTCCTGCGTGGCCCGTGGCCGTTGCTGTGGGGTGCTGTGGCCCTGGCCTTGCTGAACTACGCCACGCTGGCCCTGGCAGGCCGCCCGTGGGGCATTACCTCCGCTTTTGCCTTGTGGGGCGCCAAGACCCTTTCCAGCCTTGGGGTGGACGTCGGCAGTTGGGTGTTCTGGCAGGCCCCGGCCAACGCCAAGGCGCTGGCAGCGCCGCTGTGGCAAGACGTGACCACCGTCATGGACCTTGGCATCGTGTTGGGTGCGCTGCTGGCGGCTGGCCTGGCAGGGCGTTTTGCGCCGAGCCTGAACATCCCGCTGCGCTCGCTGATCGCCGCAGTGCTCGGTGGCCTGCTGCTCGGCTACGGTTCGCGTCTGGCCTACGGCTGCAACATTGGCGCGTACTTCAGCGGCATCGCCTCGGGTAGCGTGCATGGCTGGCTGTGGCTGGTCGCGGCCTACACCGGGAACATGATTGGCGTGCGCCTGCGCCCGTTCTTCTTTGCCGGTGAGCGCCGGCCAGCGGCGCTGACGGGTTGTTGA
- a CDS encoding MFS transporter: MQATKKTHVRYLILFMLFLVTTINYADRATIAIAGSSLQKDLGIDAVTLGYIFSAFGWAYVAGQIPGGWLLDRFGSKNVYAFSIFTWSLFTLLQGFVGGLPVAWAVVTLFTLRFLVGFAEAPSFPGNARIVAAWFPTAERGTASAIFNSAQYFATALFAPIMGWIVFSFGWEHVFVVMGALGIVFSAVWLKTIYNPRQHPRISPQELEHIEQNGGLVDMDQKRGNDGPKWGYIKQLLTSRMLLGVYLGQYCINAITYFFLTWFPVYLVQERGMTILKAGIIASLPAICGFIGGVLGGVLSDWLLRRGNSLTFSRKLPIVCGLLLSTTMVFCNYVEAEWMVVGFMTLAFFGKGIGALGWAVVADTSPKQIAGLSGGLFNTFGNIASITTPIVIGYIISATGSFKWALVYVGANALVAIFSYLVIVGPIKRIELREGAKPDAEPAAPGELADARH, from the coding sequence ATGCAAGCGACTAAAAAGACGCATGTGCGCTACCTGATCCTGTTCATGCTGTTTCTGGTGACCACGATCAACTATGCCGACCGAGCCACCATCGCCATTGCAGGCTCCAGCCTGCAGAAAGACCTCGGCATTGACGCCGTAACCCTTGGTTATATCTTCTCCGCCTTCGGATGGGCTTACGTTGCCGGCCAGATTCCTGGTGGCTGGTTGCTGGACCGCTTCGGCTCCAAGAATGTCTATGCCTTCAGCATCTTCACCTGGTCACTGTTCACCCTGTTGCAGGGTTTTGTCGGTGGTCTGCCGGTCGCCTGGGCAGTGGTCACCCTGTTCACCCTGCGCTTTCTGGTCGGCTTCGCCGAAGCGCCGTCGTTCCCGGGCAACGCCCGTATCGTCGCGGCTTGGTTCCCCACCGCAGAACGCGGCACGGCGTCGGCGATCTTCAACTCAGCGCAATACTTCGCCACCGCGCTGTTCGCCCCGATCATGGGCTGGATCGTGTTCAGCTTCGGCTGGGAGCACGTGTTCGTGGTGATGGGTGCACTGGGCATCGTGTTCTCCGCCGTTTGGCTGAAAACCATCTACAACCCGCGCCAACACCCGCGCATCAGCCCGCAAGAACTCGAGCACATCGAGCAGAACGGCGGCCTGGTGGACATGGACCAGAAGCGTGGCAACGACGGCCCGAAATGGGGCTACATCAAGCAATTGCTGACCAGCCGCATGCTGCTGGGTGTGTACCTGGGCCAGTACTGCATCAATGCCATCACCTACTTCTTCCTGACCTGGTTCCCGGTGTACCTGGTGCAGGAGCGTGGCATGACCATCCTCAAGGCGGGCATCATCGCCTCGCTGCCGGCAATCTGTGGCTTCATCGGCGGCGTGCTCGGTGGTGTGCTGTCTGACTGGCTGCTGCGCCGCGGCAACTCACTGACCTTCTCGCGCAAGCTGCCGATCGTCTGTGGCCTGCTGCTGTCGACCACCATGGTCTTCTGCAACTATGTCGAAGCGGAATGGATGGTGGTCGGCTTCATGACCCTGGCCTTCTTCGGCAAAGGCATCGGCGCACTGGGCTGGGCCGTGGTCGCCGATACCTCGCCCAAGCAGATCGCAGGGCTGTCCGGCGGCCTGTTCAACACCTTCGGCAACATTGCGTCCATCACCACCCCGATCGTCATTGGCTACATCATCAGCGCCACCGGCTCGTTCAAGTGGGCGCTGGTGTATGTTGGCGCCAACGCCCTGGTAGCGATCTTCAGCTACCTGGTCATCGTCGGGCCGATCAAGCGTATCGAGTTGCGTGAAGGTGCAAAGCCAGACGCTGAGCCTGCCGCCCCGGGCGAACTGGCTGACGCACGTCACTGA